From Carettochelys insculpta isolate YL-2023 chromosome 22, ASM3395843v1, whole genome shotgun sequence, one genomic window encodes:
- the LOC142024627 gene encoding zinc finger protein RFP-like — MAELVKRLSLQAAKGAGGDGVCGEHQEALKLFCEEDQTLICLICRESRAHRAHTVFPIEEAAQEYKGKIQDHLKTLREEREKLLGLKATGEEKSRECLRQTQTERQKIVWEFQQLRQFLEEQERLLLARLEKLEEEIVRIQNDSVSELSAQISRLSELMGELEGKCQKPASEFLQDVRSTLSRCEKGKFQPPAEISPELEGQVSGFSLKTVALSETLSKFKARVTLDPDTAHPDLVLSEGGKSVRWEHTRQRLPDNPERFDAELCVLGCEEFTSGRHCWEVEVGDGLFWAVGVARESVRRKGWISLSPEGGIWAVEQWDDQFQALTSPETPLTLSRAPRRIRVCLDCDRGQVTFIDAGAEAPIFTFPPGSVPGGRIRPWLGVWHRSSHLRLCP, encoded by the exons atGGCAGAACTCGTCAAAcggctgagtttgcaggcagcgaagggagcaggcggggacggggtgtgtggggagcaccaggaggctctgaagctgttctgtgaagaggatcaaacccTCATCTGTCTGATCTGCAGAGAGTCCCgggctcaccgcgctcacacTGTGTTTCCCatagaggaggctgcccaggagtacaaG GGAAAAATCCAGGACCATTTGAAGActctgagagaagagagagaaaagctgctgggACTGAAAGCGACTGGAGAGGAGAAAAGCCGGGAGTGCCTG AGACAGACACAAACCGAGAGGCAGAAAATCGTGTGGGaattccagcagctgcggcagttcCTGGAGGAACAAGAGCGACTCCTGCTGGCCcggctggagaagctggaggaggagattgtGAGGATCCAGAATGACAGTGTCAGTGAACTCTCTGCGCAGATTTCCCGTCTCAGTGAGCTGATGGGTGAGCTGGAGGGGAAGTGTCAGAAGCCAGCGAGTGAATTCCTGCAG GACGTCAGAAGCACCTTGAGCAG gtgtgagAAGGGGAAGTTCCAGCCGCCAGCGGAGATTTCCCCTGAACTGGAAGGACAAGTCAGTGGTTTCTCCCTGAAAACTGTTGCTCTCTCCGAGACTCTGAGCAAGTTCAAAG cccgtgtgactctggatccagacacggctcatcccgacctcgtcctgtctgagggtgggaaaagtgtgAGATGGGAACATACACGACAGCGACTGCCCGACAACCCGGAGAGATTCGACGCTGAGCtctgtgtgctgggctgtgaggaGTTCACCTCGGGGAGAcattgctgggaggtggaggtgggggatgggttgttctgggctgtgggggtggccagagaatctgtgaggaggaagggatggatcagcctcagccctgagggggggatctgggctgtggagcagtgggatgatcagttccaggctctcacctcccctgagaccccccTGACCCTTAGCCGGGCTCCCCGCAGGAtccgggtgtgtctggactgtgacCGGGGGCAGGTGACATTTATCGATGCTGGTGCCGAGGCCCCGATCTTCACTTTCCCGCCGGGCTCTGTCCCTGGGGGGAGAAtccggccctggctgggggtgtggcaccGTAGCTCCCATCTCCGACTGTGTCCCTGA